The segment TGATTCATCAACTTTAATAgcttctatattttttaataatggtaCTCCATGATTCATTGTATCATTCCATTTTTGAACACATGAATGAATGTCAGCAACATAATCTTTGACTACTCTTGAACTACCAGTTAATTCTCCAGGTTTTATTGGCTTTGGTGAAGCtttatgtaaaaaacaaaaaatacatttttaatcattaaataacaattatatttaataaataaatttacttaccAGCAGCTGGAgaaaatatttccatttttaaaatatttaaattattattttattgcttaATATTTGTctgtgtttaatttaaatcaaattactcaatgtttatttattctaaaacaacaaatataataatttaactataACCTCAAATAACATGTTCACCTCATGAATCGAAAATCGAAATCAAGAAGAAGAGTAGAGACGGGAGAGACGGTAGAGACCTCAAACACATCAATGTATAAATTCACAAACACATACATgaccctgaaaaaaaaatataaaaattaatatttacatttacaattaaacaaatataataataatttattatttatcaaaataaaataataaaatttaatagcttaaaaaatttctatcaagaaaattttataaaaaatttttctatcaattaaATAGGATTAATTTCTAAATCGAAATTATCATAACgaggaatttttttaatgtttaattttaataatttaaatatatttttaaattacaataaaaaatataaattatatagtcTCAAACTATAATACTCTCTCAGTATTTGTCATTACCAACAACGAGCtgcatcaaaaaatttaactcgaaattttattgacaatattacATTTCAAATTTTGTCTAGtgttcatataaaatataaaaaactcttttttaattacaaaatattgtattgataaataaaaccaacgaaaaaaaatttctataaaatatctaaatatttcgaaattgaaaaagaatttttttttaaatttccagctactttttctatttttcccggggtttttttgaatttttaaataaaatttatattcacacTGTACGCTTATCAgtgatagataattttaattattattttttaaaatttctttaatgtgtcaatgataataataattgtgaataataaataaaaatgtgacGTAACGATTATTATGATAAACGATGTTGCAAGAACTCGTGCTTTGTGCCatcagataataaataaaatatgaaaaaaaaagtgtgttaGTTGCTATCAGCTTAGCTAAGAGTTGatatactgataataatacacTGAAAATTTCAGTTTTAAGTTGACAACGTTGAACGTAAAACAAGTGGAATCACTGAAAAATGAAGAAGGAAGtaagttttttatgtttttgtttatttaatattaaatgtcttatctcattattaaatattgatttatattttttaatgattcaacTAGAGTAGTTGATGAATCTTTCAttgtaaattctttttttaaactaaattattCATGTGAATTCATACGAGAAATTCAATTGGCAAGGACAactgtgatttatttatttattatatatcgagtatatattttattggtgTCATTGATACTGCATCTTCAGGTACTTTTATATCTGTtattctgttatttttttttttctatgcgTTCTTGAACTTTCGTCCTCTTAGCCCTGACCTTGatcacacacatacacacaccaTTGGAATTTATCCATGAGAAAATtcaatggtaaaaaaaattttaaaaaattatttacaaactgTCTATACTATCAAGATTCACGACATTaattcttgaaaattattttccatcttttttcaaattatttctactagtttttattattatttaaattttacaacttacataagacttttttttatttcttttttaacacctaattaatattttcttatttttttttttttatttatataacccGTTATTAATAGCAAATGACATTTTTCAaagaatcaataaaaataaaaaaaaccacaagcCCGTTATCGAtacaagaaatattatttttataaatataataataaaaaaaaaatttatttattttaaattcattgtattcttagagataaaaaataaatatataatttttttttctactttttatcgaatgaatgatttttgttttgtagataataaaaaaaaaggatattgaataatgatgagtcaatttttaaatatgaaaaacaaaatataaaattgcaaaaataacaaatatcaatttgacattaataatgatatatttgttgtaaaatttttgtttaaaataagatgataaaaatttttttattattattattcaccgGCAGTTTGTTGGTCTCACCTCGCTGAGTTTACCATGCATGTCGAGGAACTACCGTGTCTGAATACTTCCCGGGAAcccttcaaaaattaaaataagagtatatataaaaaaaaaaaaaaaattatatttaacatcAAACAACATACTGAATATGCCTGAAGGTAACTGCTCAAATGGAAGCTAAAATTTCCTGCCAAAAATGGTGATCCAGAATACAACACATTCTCGTTTTTGTTGGAATGAAAaagatcgaaaaaaaaatactttctcTGACATTGAAAAtggcaatataaaatttcctttttttttttttttaaataaataatttttaaaacgaaaTATTAACTTGAATATGTGCCCCCCCCCCTCCTCCCCCAACATGCTCAATTCATCCTGAAAAGTCTCGTGtgtcctatttttttttttattacatattttttttcaacactgccttttttttttagaaaggAAACAGACTCGGGTTATTACAGTTAGTCTGTACTCTTCGTTCCGTCGACTCCATCAACATTCCAAGTCTCCAGTGGCCCACGATATTCTCCAGTACTGcacgcatttttttttctacatattatacattttttatttctctcattattgttttcattaccgggtattattttaaatttttctattctgTACAGCTTCATTGTTTTACagtgaataatataaaaaaaattcaggttgatacttttaataaaatgacaaaaaaacaattaacaataatatatttttagattgttaatttaactgtggatttaattttaaaatttatatatttttttgattattaaaggcCGATCACAGAAGAGAACAGTTGAAAAGGGCAACTGACAGAATACAGAGGGAAATTGAGGAAGTCACAGAGAGGGAACACGAATTGAGAAACGTTGGTAGTATCAAGACAACCTCAGACGAGACAGTTGACTCTaaggtaaatatttaattcaattattcaatcatttatttacCTGTTGactttttctattaaaaaaatatctacttattttatttctatatacaattgtcttttaaattaaaaagaaaagttcAAGTGCTccataaattgatataattattttgacattttatggcatgtgaaaaaattataaaaaaaaaagccaagttatttgaaaaatttattatacattgaattaaaaaaagaaaaaattaattattattgtctatcgtttgtttatgtttttaatagaaggaaaattaatttgtggGAATTATTTGATGGTATTTTATTGTCTATGtaggattattattatttttttttttatgaaattatttggATTGAAAAATAAGGTGGTACATGTGTCgtgatgataattaatttttttttttttattcaagaatAGTTTATACAtgtggtttttttattgtccAAGTATTCTCaggattttaatttattttttatttaattctattAATGTTCAACACCtgtatttgtaaatttgtcatattatttttatttaaatccaaaaattaaacaaagaaatcgaaacaatgattaatattaaaacgAAATTTGGCCttgtattgtttaatttttttttgtcattttctttgttaaataattcaaagaaattatttatttaaacaaaaaaaataatttatttatttatttttcatagtaaaattattattatgttttttttttttattgatacttGAGTAAATTTTGCATTGTGTgggttttttatatatatttttttaagagcTCTTTAAAAGTCTTGAGACAGTCTAGCTAAATGATGtaaaaagcaaaataaaatacctgaatttatttgtcatgTTTACAGACgtaataataaactatttcattttttatttatttatttattttaaaatacaaaccaCGTAATTTGACGCATACATAAAGTGACCATGTTCACCAAGTcacgtatagaaaaaaaacataaaaaaaattatttagtaatattatacaagcccgcaaaaaattattatgattaaagtggaaaaaatatttaaataattaatacaaattaaagtaaatgagagtgtaaaagaaaaaaaaaaaaaagtccaagTGATAAACttgatacataaaaaatatttaaaataaatttgatataaaaagtTGTTTGGCGAGAAAGTTGTttcgaaaatgaaaataaaattttaatttttattatgaataattaattacgtataaataaataattataaatttgtttaataaattttattttttaaattacaggtACATCGTATGCCACAAGCACTGATAAcaggaaaattaaaaagaacaaCATCAACACCACAAATATTAGAGCAAACATTAACCCAATCAACACAAAATTTAACACCCAAAATGACAAATGGTGTTATATCATCATGCACAACACCAAAACCATTACGTTTTGCAACATCACCCAGTCAAAAAGGCTTGATGAACAGATTTTTAGCAACACGAGGAAAATCATACagcaaaaataacaatgattacatatcatcatcacaaatAACTCcaacaattgttttaaatcCAGAAAGTATTAAAGCACTTGGTAAAAgtcttgataataatcattacattgataatgatgagccaaaaaaaccacaaacaaGAAAAGGATATGTTCcagttgaacaaaaaatacaaaaagaattaaatgaaatgaaagaaagagaaaacgaattgaggtattttttttttttttcatttatttttaaattatttttaacataaaaaaaaaaatttattattattttttaatgtcatcaGTCgattaagataattttttttgatattttttaaaaactggtttttcaagataattaatttaaatattacagagaaattagaaaattagaaatgtatattttattacgaGATTATTAATGTCCtaataattagataattatttttatttttattttttgaattttttatttaatgatgtttgttggttttttttaagtaaatgaaaaaatatttttatgtatttaatgggtattgataaatacatggttaataatttttaaatgataattattttgaagatTAATGAGGTCAAGGATGCTTGCCAAGTCACAACCAAACTTGCTTGATCTGGGTAATGACAATGACTCGGATATTTATGATGGTTCTGGTTCATCACTCAGAAGTGGAACATCAACAAATACACtgaatgatgatgaatcagaTAGAGAAGCCAAGGGAAAGCAcaaggtatttatttattttttttattattaactttctctaattatttaaaaaatattaatttatttaattttatttcaaattaacaGCCTAATCCAAGACGTCGTAGTACACTTATTGCTCAATGggaaaatttaattgctgCTAAAATggaatcaaatgaaaatggcCAAGAAATTGagcatattttttagatttaatataagattatcatttattaatttttaagttattattaaaaatttaaattatgctACAGGCTGGCTACAccgaaaattattatacattaatTTGGTAgctatatgaaaatatatattttgaatgacTTAATTATACcaagaataaatgaatattattttcttttttgttttgacaaattaattattttttttttcatttataaaaattaatatatatatgctgtaatttgtttataaaattaggataattattctaaataaattgagcttaaaattaaattaattttttgattgttaataatcaataattattatttaaaatatcacaaaCTAATAATTGTTAGAATTTTGTAGATCaagcaattttttattcaaaatattccgcgtattttgatcatggaaatgcttcatttttatttccatcaaGCTTGTAGAAATTGCCactaaaatatttctacgCAATCGCTAGAAAAAAGCGCGAATTTTCTTCAAAGAAAAttcacaaaaacaaaaaataaaaacgcaatgataaacaaacattaataatccataaaaaataaaatttttaaaattattttccaatataaaaatattgattatttatcaagagataaaaaaaaatatctcaagtTTTTTTGCCAGTTTTcaaacgaaaataaataattaataataatcataaagaGCCAGCTTTCACCATCAGGcggttgatttaaattttgttattaatagaCATCAAACAAGttcatatttatttgagaAATGAAAACAGTATTCAAAATTTGAATGTTTggatgtttaaaattatttttcatatacattttatttatggtatatagaaaaacatgaaaaattcaattgaaaaatatgtaaaaaatttataaataataataaatcgaGATAGATAGTGGGGCTGATAATTTTGGAGCAGTCGCATTGAGTAATAGTCCCTTGAATCAGTACAATATTGTTGATGGTGTTGGTGACATGACAGGGTGGATATGTGCGCATTCACATTGGACAGATCGATGCTAGAAATAGCTCAAGCTTTTTGAGAGTATGAGGTGAGTCGGTTTCGCCAAGTGCCAGAGCCACCTCGGCTCAATAacgtggataaaaaaaatatactctcaaattatcaaaaattaaattacatacatccacaaataattcaaaaaaacatcaaaagtttccaaaaaaaaaatatatatttataaatataaaaaaaaaaaaaaaacataaaaaaaaaggtccgataatttttaatacattccgatagttgaatttttaattattgttaattaatatactgTTCGTGATATGTgatatataattgttgtaaaaatattataaaaaaaaaggatatttaCGCGTGCGCTGTTTTCACGACCTTCGTATATTTCACCtactattttttcttctttttaatctttttaaaatattttaattttaaattatcatcatcatcattatcatcatttccatcgaca is part of the Aphidius gifuensis isolate YNYX2018 linkage group LG1, ASM1490517v1, whole genome shotgun sequence genome and harbors:
- the LOC122860890 gene encoding uncharacterized protein LOC122860890 isoform X1 — encoded protein: MKKEADHRREQLKRATDRIQREIEEVTEREHELRNVGSIKTTSDETVDSKVHRMPQALITGKLKRTTSTPQILEQTLTQSTQNLTPKMTNGVISSCTTPKPLRFATSPSQKGLMNRFLATRGKSYSKNNNDYISSSQITPTIVLNPESIKALGKSLDNNHYIDNDEPKKPQTRKGYVPVEQKIQKELNEMKERENELRLMRSRMLAKSQPNLLDLGNDNDSDIYDGSGSSLRSGTSTNTLNDDESDREAKGKHKPNPRRRSTLIAQWENLIAAKMESNENGQEIEHIF
- the LOC122860890 gene encoding uncharacterized protein LOC122860890 isoform X2 — protein: MPQALITGKLKRTTSTPQILEQTLTQSTQNLTPKMTNGVISSCTTPKPLRFATSPSQKGLMNRFLATRGKSYSKNNNDYISSSQITPTIVLNPESIKALGKSLDNNHYIDNDEPKKPQTRKGYVPVEQKIQKELNEMKERENELRLMRSRMLAKSQPNLLDLGNDNDSDIYDGSGSSLRSGTSTNTLNDDESDREAKGKHKPNPRRRSTLIAQWENLIAAKMESNENGQEIEHIF